The following are encoded in a window of Acidobacteriota bacterium genomic DNA:
- a CDS encoding radical SAM protein, with amino-acid sequence MTAMKKTVSLVDVNFQQGPKKFNAHYLPYSVGILWSYAHQFPEIADHYDLGQMLWRRDSIDAAVEKLETADVVGFSCHVWNRNYSYTLARRLKELHPHIKILFGGPEPAIGEPEFFRKWPFIDIMVKHEGEISFKRVLESFLTGSDPGRIPGLLVNRRGRLLDTGNPLRIDDLDDIPSPYLMGYFDRILQANPDVTWNTTLETNRGCPYRCTFCDWGSLTHNKVKKFDLERVLAELEWIGRNRCGFLNIADANFGLFPDRDQAIAQRLVEVQARYGYPNSYTISWAKNQRPAVIDIVKTLISGGTGRVGLNLSVQSLNDVTLRAVKRRNLAINEISEVFRMCEREGIPLYTELILGLPGETLDTWKENFWKLFKAGNHTGITVYQAQLLENAEMNLTQRAEYGLEAVTVYDYLDGANNLDGLREGVKVVVATSAMPRDIMLEAMLFSWLMNTFHISGITTFLCRFLFDRYGIEYSTFYERLHAYIQRDAFLARELADTRHYFSKWMREGEIQHPRIAGVDIFGVNLIHRTVINIHARGQSAHVFDVIEDFLHDAFAPIDPGLIKQLVTFQRHYLVNHAELSGYPRVVGFDYDFLGYMRDGTALEKPAVYTFEFAEDKKMSLTTFCEQIFFARRKNFGKATVTGGRVA; translated from the coding sequence GTGACGGCAATGAAAAAAACAGTCAGCCTGGTGGATGTCAACTTCCAGCAGGGGCCCAAGAAATTCAACGCTCACTATCTACCCTACAGCGTCGGCATACTCTGGTCCTACGCCCATCAATTCCCCGAAATCGCCGACCATTACGACTTGGGCCAGATGCTCTGGCGACGGGATTCCATCGACGCGGCGGTTGAAAAATTGGAAACCGCCGATGTAGTCGGCTTCAGCTGCCATGTGTGGAACCGCAACTACAGTTACACTCTTGCCCGCAGGCTGAAAGAACTGCACCCGCACATCAAGATCCTGTTTGGCGGACCGGAACCCGCGATTGGGGAACCGGAATTTTTCAGGAAATGGCCCTTTATCGACATCATGGTCAAGCATGAGGGCGAGATTTCCTTCAAGCGCGTGCTGGAATCGTTTCTCACCGGTTCCGACCCGGGACGCATCCCAGGCCTTCTGGTCAACCGCCGGGGCCGATTGCTGGACACGGGCAACCCCCTGCGCATCGACGATCTCGACGATATCCCCAGTCCCTACCTCATGGGTTACTTCGACAGGATCCTGCAGGCAAACCCGGATGTCACCTGGAACACTACGCTGGAGACGAACCGGGGTTGCCCCTATCGCTGCACGTTTTGCGACTGGGGAAGCCTGACCCATAACAAGGTCAAGAAATTCGACCTCGAACGGGTTCTGGCTGAACTCGAATGGATCGGCCGCAACCGGTGCGGATTCCTCAATATCGCCGATGCCAACTTTGGCCTGTTTCCCGATCGCGACCAGGCCATCGCGCAAAGGCTGGTCGAAGTACAGGCCAGGTACGGTTACCCGAACAGTTATACCATCAGTTGGGCGAAGAATCAGAGGCCTGCAGTCATCGATATCGTGAAGACACTGATTTCGGGGGGAACCGGCAGGGTGGGATTGAATTTGAGCGTACAGAGCCTGAATGACGTCACACTGCGGGCCGTCAAACGCAGGAACCTCGCGATCAATGAAATCAGCGAGGTTTTCAGGATGTGTGAGCGGGAGGGCATTCCGCTCTACACCGAACTCATTCTCGGCTTGCCGGGGGAAACTTTGGACACGTGGAAGGAGAATTTCTGGAAATTGTTCAAGGCCGGCAATCACACCGGAATCACGGTATATCAGGCACAGTTGCTGGAAAATGCGGAGATGAACCTGACGCAGCGCGCGGAATATGGACTGGAGGCCGTCACGGTTTATGACTACCTCGATGGAGCCAACAACCTCGATGGATTGCGCGAAGGCGTCAAGGTCGTCGTGGCGACCTCCGCCATGCCCAGGGACATCATGCTGGAAGCCATGCTGTTTAGTTGGCTGATGAACACCTTCCACATAAGCGGCATCACAACCTTCCTGTGTCGTTTTCTATTCGACAGGTATGGCATCGAATACAGTACCTTCTATGAGCGCCTCCATGCGTACATCCAGCGCGATGCGTTCCTGGCCAGGGAACTCGCCGATACGCGTCACTATTTCAGTAAATGGATGCGCGAAGGGGAGATCCAGCATCCCAGGATTGCCGGAGTAGACATTTTCGGCGTCAATCTGATTCATCGCACCGTCATCAACATTCACGCCCGCGGACAAAGCGCGCACGTATTTGATGTCATCGAGGACTTTCTGCACGACGCCTTCGCCCCGATCGATCCCGGGCTGATCAAACAGCTGGTGACGTTCCAGCGCCATTACCTCGTGAATCACGCCGAGCTTTCAGGCTATCCCAGGGTCGTGGGCTTCGACTACGATTTCCTCGGCTATATGCGCGACGGGACCGCCCTGGAAAAACCGGCCGTTTATACCTTTGAATTTGCGGAAGACAAAAAGATGTCGTTGACCACATTCTGCGAGCAGATTTTCTTCGCCCGCCGCAAAAACTTTGGCAAGGCCACGGTGACGGGCGGACGCGTAGCCTGA
- a CDS encoding nuclear transport factor 2 family protein, producing MDRLRLLVFPTAALAALILASSCTAGKDPARIEDRVAIEQLMWDYIQALDSGDAERYAALFTPEGEFKGVNMSVKGHDALKNMIAGSGEARAAANQGDAPAGRLYHVVTNPHIEFIGQDRARFHAYWMGALSDRGVTSAGREVNDLVRVDGRWLIDVRDVAPKD from the coding sequence ATGGACAGATTGCGGCTTTTGGTTTTCCCGACGGCGGCACTCGCAGCCTTGATTCTTGCATCCTCATGCACGGCGGGAAAGGACCCGGCGCGCATCGAGGACCGCGTCGCGATCGAACAGTTGATGTGGGACTACATCCAGGCGCTCGACTCGGGGGACGCGGAGCGCTATGCGGCCCTGTTTACGCCCGAAGGGGAGTTCAAGGGAGTCAACATGAGCGTCAAGGGGCACGATGCGCTGAAGAACATGATAGCGGGGTCCGGGGAGGCCAGGGCAGCTGCGAACCAGGGCGACGCTCCCGCGGGACGCCTCTACCACGTCGTGACGAACCCCCACATCGAATTCATCGGCCAGGACCGCGCCCGCTTCCATGCCTACTGGATGGGAGCGTTGTCGGACAGGGGAGTCACCTCCGCGGGCCGTGAAGTCAACGACCTCGTGCGGGTCGACGGCCGCTGGCTTATCGATGTGCGCGACGTGGCCCCCAAGGACTGA
- a CDS encoding family 43 glycosylhydrolase, with protein sequence MKPFKCCARILALCALLGANGAVAQNPLVLDQFTADPTARVFEGIVYVYPSHDIPASPGRGRANWFVMEDYHVFSSENLTDWKDHGVILTQTDVPWLGRESFDMWAPDCVFKNGKYYFYFPAGGRIGVAVADRPFGPFKPEPQAIDGARGIDPCVLIDKDGTAYLYYSMNAIFVARLKDNMVELDSPVQRIENLPTNGLVEGPFVFERNGTYYLTYPHEVDGAERLEYATASSPMGPFEPKGVIMDRSASGCWTNHHSIVEYRGRWYLFYHDQDLSPEFDKNRSMRADFLYFEEDGAIRKVIPTHRGVGISDALREIQIDRYSAVSPAGTSVAFVNPERKRDGWKAVLAAPEAWVQYDRVDFGAGKVRSVTARTLSLTGGRVEIRLDGKDGPLLAEVDVAKGADWGAVRAPVSGSPAGVHNLFVLLEEGTNVEIDWIRFE encoded by the coding sequence ATGAAACCATTCAAATGCTGCGCCCGAATCCTCGCCCTGTGCGCCCTTCTCGGGGCGAACGGCGCCGTCGCCCAGAACCCGCTGGTCCTGGACCAGTTCACCGCCGATCCGACCGCGCGGGTGTTCGAAGGCATCGTCTATGTCTATCCCTCCCACGATATCCCGGCAAGCCCGGGGAGGGGGCGGGCCAACTGGTTCGTCATGGAGGACTACCACGTGTTCTCTTCCGAAAACCTGACGGACTGGAAGGATCACGGGGTCATCCTGACCCAGACCGACGTTCCGTGGCTGGGGCGCGAATCGTTCGATATGTGGGCCCCCGACTGCGTTTTCAAAAACGGGAAATATTATTTCTATTTCCCCGCCGGGGGCCGGATCGGGGTCGCCGTGGCGGACCGGCCTTTCGGCCCCTTCAAGCCGGAGCCGCAGGCCATCGACGGGGCGCGCGGAATCGACCCCTGCGTGCTCATCGACAAGGATGGCACGGCCTACCTGTACTATTCCATGAACGCCATATTCGTGGCCAGACTGAAAGACAACATGGTGGAGCTCGATTCCCCCGTGCAGCGGATCGAAAACCTGCCGACCAATGGACTCGTGGAAGGGCCCTTCGTTTTCGAACGCAACGGCACCTATTACCTGACCTATCCTCACGAGGTGGACGGCGCCGAGAGGCTGGAATACGCGACCGCGAGCAGCCCGATGGGGCCTTTCGAACCGAAAGGGGTGATCATGGACCGGTCCGCCAGCGGGTGCTGGACCAATCACCACTCCATCGTGGAATACCGGGGCCGGTGGTACCTGTTCTATCACGACCAGGACCTGTCCCCGGAATTCGACAAGAACCGGTCCATGAGGGCGGACTTTCTCTATTTCGAGGAGGACGGCGCCATCCGGAAGGTGATCCCGACCCATCGGGGCGTCGGGATTTCCGATGCCCTCAGGGAAATCCAGATCGACAGGTACAGCGCCGTCAGCCCGGCAGGGACGTCGGTGGCCTTCGTGAATCCCGAGCGGAAGCGGGACGGGTGGAAAGCGGTCCTGGCGGCCCCGGAGGCATGGGTGCAATACGACAGGGTGGACTTCGGGGCGGGGAAGGTGCGCAGCGTCACGGCCAGGACATTGTCGTTGACCGGCGGGCGCGTCGAAATCCGGCTGGACGGGAAGGACGGGCCGCTCCTCGCCGAGGTGGATGTGGCGAAGGGGGCGGACTGGGGCGCGGTCAGGGCTCCCGTTTCCGGGAGCCCTGCCGGGGTCCACAACCTGTTTGTCCTTCTCGAGGAAGGAACGAACGTCGAGATCGACTGGATCCGGTTCGAATGA
- a CDS encoding DUF169 domain-containing protein, translating into MRALSQDLSIYEKFHFEYAPVAVKFLLPRPDEGIGRLDRSLSLCEMITEARVRNEPFYITKENECCVGKVALGMVDLEVPVEGGLVGPKFGIYQEDRANNALFRHAPMFRRGVVHFVLFSTLEKLGFEPDLLILNTDVTQAEILIRAMSYSTGDPVESKLTPALGCSWIFVYPFLTGKTNYMITGTTFGARAKEAFKPGQFLFSIPYQQLPLVTRNLEEMEWYLPAYADGREKFLARDEKAFQEAEKTYRDALSLLG; encoded by the coding sequence ATGAGAGCGTTGTCACAGGATCTGTCGATCTACGAAAAATTCCATTTCGAGTACGCGCCGGTGGCCGTGAAATTCCTTCTTCCCAGACCGGATGAAGGGATCGGGCGGCTGGACCGGAGTCTGTCGCTGTGCGAAATGATCACGGAGGCCCGGGTACGCAACGAACCCTTCTACATCACGAAGGAGAACGAGTGCTGCGTCGGCAAGGTGGCCCTGGGGATGGTGGACCTGGAAGTCCCGGTGGAAGGGGGGCTGGTGGGTCCCAAATTCGGCATCTACCAGGAAGACCGCGCCAACAACGCCCTCTTCCGGCACGCGCCCATGTTCCGAAGAGGAGTGGTCCATTTTGTCCTCTTTTCCACCCTGGAGAAGCTGGGCTTCGAGCCGGACCTGCTGATCCTGAACACCGACGTGACACAGGCGGAAATCCTCATCAGGGCGATGAGTTATTCCACCGGGGACCCCGTGGAATCGAAGCTGACGCCCGCCCTCGGGTGCTCCTGGATCTTCGTGTATCCCTTCCTGACCGGCAAGACGAATTACATGATCACGGGAACGACCTTCGGCGCCAGGGCAAAGGAGGCTTTCAAGCCGGGACAGTTTCTCTTCTCCATCCCCTACCAGCAGTTGCCCCTCGTGACCCGCAACCTCGAGGAAATGGAGTGGTATCTCCCGGCTTACGCGGACGGCAGGGAGAAATTCCTGGCAAGGGACGAGAAGGCGTTCCAGGAGGCGGAAAAAACCTACCGGGACGCCCTGTCCCTCCTTGGGTGA
- a CDS encoding DUF169 domain-containing protein, whose product MATIEEYRSYGKEIEDLLRLDSFPIAVKMIRTEGEIPADAVRPKRDRRQHLAQCQAFSLSRRDGETVAMLKEDHWCYAPVIGYGLVEQPEFFRKGGLYNPELGEDPEILEALGGTGSKFLGHFLEKPELAKNMTFPCLEAGKYIGCLTAPLRRTGFEPDAVFIYANNAQLRNILMAVKFKEGVHVVSEFDPIDSCIYSLVPLLEGGKDYSITLPDPGEQERALTDENKIIFSLTKDKVKIVAEGLRHYDEIKLGHTHLTRLMQADFEQPEFYRLLFKRWGITE is encoded by the coding sequence ATGGCGACCATAGAGGAATACCGGAGTTACGGAAAGGAAATCGAGGATCTCCTGAGGCTGGATTCTTTTCCGATCGCGGTGAAGATGATCCGGACGGAGGGGGAGATCCCGGCGGACGCCGTCAGGCCCAAGAGAGACCGCCGTCAGCACCTGGCCCAGTGCCAGGCCTTTTCCCTCTCGCGCCGCGACGGGGAAACGGTGGCCATGCTCAAAGAGGACCACTGGTGTTACGCCCCCGTGATCGGTTACGGGCTGGTGGAGCAGCCGGAATTCTTCAGGAAGGGCGGATTATACAACCCGGAGCTCGGGGAGGACCCGGAGATTCTCGAGGCGCTGGGCGGCACCGGCAGCAAGTTCCTCGGCCATTTTCTGGAGAAGCCGGAACTGGCGAAGAACATGACGTTCCCCTGCCTCGAGGCCGGAAAGTACATCGGCTGCCTCACCGCGCCCCTGCGCCGGACCGGCTTCGAGCCCGACGCGGTCTTCATCTATGCGAACAACGCCCAGTTGCGCAACATCCTGATGGCGGTCAAATTCAAGGAAGGGGTGCACGTAGTCTCCGAATTCGATCCCATCGACTCCTGCATCTATTCCCTCGTGCCCCTCCTCGAGGGCGGGAAGGACTATAGCATCACCCTCCCCGACCCGGGGGAGCAGGAGCGGGCCCTGACCGACGAAAACAAGATCATTTTCTCGCTGACGAAAGACAAGGTGAAAATCGTGGCGGAAGGCCTGCGCCATTACGACGAGATCAAGCTCGGCCATACCCATTTGACCAGGCTCATGCAGGCCGATTTCGAGCAGCCCGAATTTTATCGCCTGCTGTTCAAGCGGTGGGGGATCACGGAGTAG
- a CDS encoding 3-oxoacyl-ACP reductase FabG gives MKRQLENRTAIVTGAGSGIGRAIANRFAGEGARVVIAEIRADTGKSAEEEIRKAGYQALFVETDISDSGQVQRMVGKAVREFGPVDILVNNAGILVKKSILDMTEEDWDRVLDTNLKGAFLCIKHTVGPMIERKKGKIINIASMGARIGLHDDCGYCASKGGIISLTTSLGIDLAPLGINVNAIGPGIIDTPMVNDVATQGEDFIRNGIAKTPRGVIGKPGDIAATALFLASDESDFIVGQTFFVDGGFISV, from the coding sequence ATGAAACGGCAACTGGAGAACAGGACGGCCATCGTCACCGGGGCCGGCTCGGGGATCGGGCGTGCCATAGCGAATAGATTCGCCGGGGAAGGGGCACGCGTGGTCATCGCCGAAATCAGGGCCGACACGGGGAAAAGCGCGGAAGAGGAGATCCGGAAGGCGGGTTACCAGGCCCTGTTCGTAGAGACCGACATCTCCGATTCCGGACAGGTCCAAAGGATGGTCGGGAAAGCGGTCCGGGAATTCGGCCCGGTGGACATCCTGGTCAACAATGCCGGGATCCTGGTAAAGAAGTCGATCCTCGACATGACCGAGGAGGACTGGGACCGGGTGCTCGACACGAATCTCAAGGGCGCATTCCTCTGCATCAAGCATACGGTCGGGCCCATGATCGAACGCAAAAAGGGGAAGATCATCAATATCGCGTCGATGGGCGCCAGGATCGGTCTCCACGATGACTGCGGGTATTGCGCCTCCAAGGGCGGCATCATCAGCCTGACCACCTCGCTGGGGATCGATCTCGCCCCGCTGGGAATCAACGTGAACGCGATAGGCCCCGGAATCATCGACACCCCGATGGTGAACGACGTGGCCACGCAGGGGGAGGATTTCATCCGGAACGGGATCGCGAAAACGCCGAGGGGCGTCATCGGCAAACCGGGGGATATCGCCGCCACCGCCCTTTTCCTGGCATCCGACGAATCCGATTTTATCGTGGGACAGACCTTTTTTGTCGACGGCGGGTTTATCTCGGTCTAG
- a CDS encoding type II toxin-antitoxin system RelE/ParE family toxin, with protein sequence MIVHWTDTAQDHLDAIYAYIAKDSPEYALRMVARLTRRSQQIADAPLSGRRVPEYDMDQIRQVIEIPYRIIYHIRADQIDVIAVLHGSRNVLGASKEED encoded by the coding sequence ATGATAGTCCACTGGACAGACACCGCGCAAGATCACCTCGACGCCATCTATGCGTATATCGCAAAGGATTCGCCTGAGTACGCACTGCGGATGGTCGCTCGCCTCACTCGCCGTTCCCAGCAAATTGCCGATGCCCCTCTCTCCGGTCGGCGTGTGCCGGAGTACGACATGGATCAGATCCGCCAGGTCATCGAGATACCGTACCGGATCATCTACCATATTAGGGCGGATCAGATCGACGTCATCGCTGTGCTTCACGGGTCGCGAAATGTGCTAGGCGCCAGCAAGGAAGAAGATTGA
- a CDS encoding aminotransferase class V-fold PLP-dependent enzyme yields MQGSSGNKVENQDRRTFFKLAGLAAAGGVIGLDNACLASEQRVPVIDAALPEKSFWKRVQAQFALDPDQVYMNIGTTGAMPIGVIDHYDRYNRVIARHPMGFADELGWEFGLSKQREKLGRQFGCTKDEIAFTRNTTDGLNTVLFGLPFEENDEILITHHEHVSALSPLQVLKDRFGVVLREVEIPVLDLENGGQVVEAFDKEITPKCRALLFSHIPYKTGVRLPARALCNLAREKGLISIIDGAHTAGMVELDFRGIGCDFYAASGHKWQCGPGATGILYLRNHGDRLPLLWPQNSCLYPYVSQPINNDRSKMSDFSSQFGLRGQENYPAMQALLDACDLWEEIGRERIEQYVCGLSSYLKRSIRQAFGDSALLFSPDIPELTSGLTSFNPFKDVQDQKKIEDFVDRLKRETGYVIRSTEFHLHKEDTKNTHALRISTHLFHDHAQIDGVVDAMLRLYEMMR; encoded by the coding sequence ATGCAGGGATCGTCTGGCAACAAGGTCGAAAACCAGGACAGAAGAACGTTTTTCAAGCTGGCGGGGCTGGCGGCGGCCGGGGGCGTCATCGGACTTGATAATGCATGTCTTGCGTCAGAACAAAGGGTACCGGTTATCGACGCCGCCCTTCCCGAGAAGAGTTTCTGGAAAAGGGTACAGGCGCAGTTTGCCCTCGATCCCGACCAGGTCTACATGAATATCGGCACCACGGGTGCCATGCCCATAGGCGTCATCGATCATTATGACCGATACAACAGGGTGATTGCACGGCACCCGATGGGTTTTGCCGATGAACTGGGCTGGGAATTCGGGCTCAGTAAGCAGCGAGAAAAGCTGGGGAGGCAATTCGGCTGCACAAAAGATGAGATCGCGTTTACGCGCAACACCACGGACGGCCTGAATACCGTCCTTTTCGGGCTTCCGTTTGAAGAAAATGACGAAATCCTGATCACGCACCACGAACACGTGTCTGCTCTTTCACCCCTTCAGGTGCTCAAGGACCGGTTCGGGGTTGTTTTGAGGGAGGTAGAGATACCGGTCCTTGATCTCGAGAACGGGGGCCAGGTGGTTGAGGCCTTCGATAAAGAGATTACCCCCAAATGCAGGGCCCTGCTCTTTTCCCATATTCCCTATAAGACAGGAGTCAGACTCCCGGCCCGGGCCCTATGCAACCTGGCCCGGGAAAAGGGGTTGATCTCCATTATCGATGGCGCCCACACGGCGGGTATGGTGGAACTCGATTTCAGGGGGATCGGGTGTGATTTTTACGCCGCCTCCGGTCATAAATGGCAATGCGGGCCGGGTGCTACGGGCATACTTTATTTGAGAAATCACGGCGACAGGCTTCCCCTGCTCTGGCCTCAGAACAGCTGTTTATATCCCTATGTCTCGCAGCCCATAAACAATGACCGGTCGAAGATGAGCGATTTTTCCAGCCAGTTCGGGCTCCGCGGACAGGAAAACTACCCTGCCATGCAGGCCCTGCTCGATGCCTGCGATCTATGGGAAGAGATAGGCCGTGAGCGTATCGAGCAATACGTCTGCGGGTTGAGTTCCTACCTGAAAAGGAGCATCAGGCAGGCATTTGGCGATTCCGCGCTGCTGTTTTCCCCGGACATACCGGAACTCACATCCGGACTGACGTCCTTCAATCCGTTCAAGGATGTGCAGGATCAGAAAAAGATCGAGGATTTTGTCGACCGCCTCAAGAGAGAAACCGGTTACGTGATCCGGTCTACCGAATTTCATCTGCATAAGGAAGACACAAAGAATACCCATGCCTTGAGGATATCCACTCACCTGTTTCACGATCATGCGCAGATTGATGGTGTGGTGGACGCCATGCTCCGGCTGTATGAAATGATGCGATAA
- a CDS encoding reactive intermediate/imine deaminase (has endoribonuclease activity on mRNA): protein MRETLSSPDAPAAIGPYSQAVRAGNILYLSGQLGLDPATGKLAGEDFASQARQALNNQKAILEAAGFSLKDVVQCQVFVTDMNNYPAFNEIYKEYFISDFPARAVLEVSRIPADGLIEIMMTAVHGI from the coding sequence ATCCGTGAAACCCTATCCTCCCCGGATGCCCCTGCGGCCATAGGCCCTTACTCACAGGCGGTTCGTGCCGGCAATATTCTATACCTCTCGGGGCAGCTCGGTCTTGATCCCGCGACAGGAAAACTGGCCGGGGAGGATTTTGCCAGCCAGGCGCGTCAGGCTTTAAATAATCAAAAAGCGATCCTCGAGGCTGCCGGCTTTTCCTTGAAGGATGTGGTGCAATGCCAGGTATTCGTGACGGATATGAACAACTACCCTGCATTTAACGAAATCTACAAGGAGTATTTCATCTCGGATTTTCCGGCCCGGGCCGTCCTGGAGGTCTCCCGTATCCCGGCGGATGGATTGATCGAGATCATGATGACGGCCGTTCACGGCATATGA
- a CDS encoding aldo/keto reductase — translation MSGTRITRREFVRGAAALAGAAMTCQAAGFALQARKTATDQVALGKTGMKLSRLGIGTGTISGSVQRGLGHDRFNALIRYAYDRGITYIDTSDTYQTHTWVREAIKGIPREKLYIQSKIPTTSGFGGRGGFGAAGRQASALETLDRFRRELDVDYIDTVLIHCQIAPDWVEQTKALQDGLEEARQKNIIRAHGVSCHSLAALKRAAELPWVDVNLVRINPQGVNMDTGGRMGFGMSGPADVSAVVEQLKVMRKKDHGIIGMKLIGQGQFRTVEERRKSLTWVLQSNLVDAVVVGMKSREEIDEAILHIDNAFAL, via the coding sequence ATGAGCGGAACCAGGATCACGCGGCGGGAGTTTGTGCGCGGAGCGGCCGCGCTGGCCGGAGCCGCCATGACCTGTCAGGCCGCCGGTTTTGCCCTCCAGGCAAGGAAAACGGCGACGGACCAGGTTGCGCTGGGCAAAACCGGCATGAAGCTGAGCCGGCTCGGCATCGGCACCGGCACAATCAGCGGCAGCGTGCAAAGAGGTCTCGGGCACGATAGATTCAACGCCCTGATACGGTACGCCTACGACAGAGGGATCACCTATATCGATACGAGCGACACCTATCAGACCCACACGTGGGTGCGCGAGGCCATAAAGGGGATACCCCGGGAAAAGCTCTATATCCAGTCCAAGATCCCGACCACTTCGGGATTCGGCGGCCGGGGCGGATTCGGGGCCGCGGGCAGGCAGGCGTCGGCCCTGGAGACCCTGGACCGCTTCCGCAGGGAACTGGATGTGGATTACATCGACACGGTGTTGATTCATTGCCAGATCGCGCCCGACTGGGTCGAACAGACCAAGGCCCTGCAGGACGGACTGGAGGAAGCCAGACAAAAAAACATCATCCGCGCGCACGGCGTATCCTGCCATTCGCTTGCGGCGCTGAAAAGGGCGGCGGAGCTCCCGTGGGTCGATGTCAACCTCGTGCGCATCAATCCTCAGGGCGTCAATATGGACACAGGGGGCCGGATGGGATTCGGGATGAGCGGACCGGCCGACGTCTCCGCGGTGGTCGAACAGCTCAAAGTCATGAGGAAAAAGGATCACGGCATCATCGGCATGAAGCTGATCGGCCAGGGCCAATTCAGAACCGTCGAGGAACGCAGGAAATCCCTGACGTGGGTGCTGCAGTCGAACCTCGTCGATGCCGTGGTCGTCGGCATGAAAAGCAGAGAGGAAATCGACGAAGCCATCCTGCACATCGACAACGCCTTTGCCCTCTAG
- a CDS encoding TfoX/Sxy family protein, whose protein sequence is MAIDKSFVDFIVDQLEDAGTITCRKMFGEYALYSDGKVVALVCDSRLFVKPTEAGRRYVGDVVEAAAYLGAKPSFLIEEKIEDREWLSELIRITAGALPAPKAKKGKRRSPDR, encoded by the coding sequence ATGGCAATCGACAAAAGCTTCGTCGACTTCATCGTCGACCAACTCGAAGATGCGGGTACCATCACCTGCCGCAAGATGTTCGGCGAATATGCGCTCTACAGCGACGGAAAGGTGGTGGCGCTCGTGTGCGACAGCCGGCTCTTCGTCAAGCCGACCGAAGCCGGGAGACGATACGTCGGCGATGTCGTGGAGGCTGCGGCGTATCTGGGGGCGAAGCCGAGCTTTCTCATCGAGGAGAAGATCGAGGACCGCGAATGGCTCAGTGAGCTGATCCGTATTACCGCCGGGGCGCTGCCGGCGCCGAAGGCGAAGAAGGGGAAGCGGCGATCGCCCGATCGCTGA
- a CDS encoding 3'-5' exonuclease, producing MSPRRKTRKAEPPHVHFSRFVALDFETADYGRDSACAVGVVVVENGRIVRQFSGLIRPPRRCFRFTWLHGIGWEDVADKPDFGELWAEIAPLFEGADFIAAHNAAFDRGVLDECCNRHGRKPPDARYLCTMRLARNLWDIRPTRLSDVCGRFGIDLQHHDAASDALACAKIVLRAEGSGVPEAAFLKTGRKRIAV from the coding sequence ATGTCCCCGCGACGAAAAACCAGGAAAGCAGAACCGCCCCACGTCCATTTTTCGCGTTTCGTCGCTCTCGACTTCGAAACGGCCGACTATGGCCGCGACAGCGCGTGCGCGGTCGGGGTGGTGGTGGTCGAAAACGGGAGGATCGTCAGGCAATTCTCGGGACTCATCCGGCCGCCGCGCCGTTGCTTCCGGTTTACCTGGCTGCACGGTATCGGCTGGGAAGATGTCGCCGACAAACCCGACTTCGGCGAGCTCTGGGCGGAAATTGCGCCGCTTTTCGAAGGAGCCGATTTTATCGCCGCGCACAATGCCGCCTTCGACCGGGGCGTGCTTGACGAATGCTGCAACAGACACGGCAGGAAGCCGCCCGATGCCAGGTACCTCTGCACCATGCGTCTCGCACGCAACCTCTGGGACATCAGGCCCACGAGACTCTCCGATGTGTGCGGCCGGTTCGGCATCGACCTGCAGCACCACGATGCCGCATCCGATGCGCTCGCGTGCGCGAAGATCGTCCTGCGGGCGGAAGGGTCGGGGGTGCCGGAAGCGGCGTTTTTGAAGACGGGGAGGAAACGGATTGCCGTGTGA